TGGAACTACGCAAGAAAACCACCTTCAGCCTTGAAGTAACACACGATGCAATACAATTGCCCGCTCCTGATGAAACATCATCACACTCACACAATGACGATATTGAAGCCATGCTGAAGACACTGCCCGATGGTGCGAGGATTGTATTTAACCTCTATGCCATAGAGGGCTATAAGCATGCCGAGATCGCCGAACAGCTAGGCATCTCTGAAGGCACATCAAAATCGCAGCTGCACTATGCTAAGGAAAAATTAAAGCAGGCATTTTTCAGCCCTGCCGCTAAAACAGGAAGCCATGAAGGATAACGAATTATATGACTTTTTTAAAGACCGGAAACAGGCCTTCGATGAAGCGCCCGGCGACGCTTTATGGTCTAGAATAGAAAGCGGACTTGAAAAGGTACCTCAGCCTGTCGCACATAAAGGCGGACTGTCCGTGTTTAAAAAACTCTTATTTCTGCCGGTTGTGGGCATTGTGGCTGCAATAGTCTGGATGGTGGCTTATAACCCAAAAAATGCAGAAGAAACTGCAAAGCCACAGCGTATAGGAGTAACTTTGGATGAAAGTAACATTGTAAAAACCGTCGAGGATGCCGCTGTGAATAACCAATATAACAGCACTGATACGATAAAAAAGATTAAAGTGCCTGAACTTCAAACTGCTGTTAACCTTGCTCCTGCTCACAGTGCGTTACGTCCGGCTGATGCTGTAATAGCAAAAGATACTTTAAGGCTTACGTCTCACGCCGTAAAAATGGAAGCCGTGACTAACCTTTCCCCGCAGATAGTGCAGGTTCAGGAGGCGGATAACACAAAACTTAAATTGAAAGATGCTCTTGCTTTTAAGACTAAGGCATTTTTTTCTAAAGAGAAGCTAAGGAAAAAGGAAAGCTTAAATCCGGAGGCAGTATTTTTCTATACGGATAGTGTTCCAAAGGAAAAACAGAAAAACGAATTCGATATTACTGCCGTCTATTCATCGGCGGTAAGACAGGGCACGGCCAATGAGCTACTGATAACACCTGCAGATTCGCTTGGTTCTGAACTGAAAGTAATACAAACCGACACCAAAACAGAGCCCGGGCGTACTACCATTACCATAAAGCAGGCCGTGACAGATGCGCAATTTGACAGCTTTACCGAAAAAGTAAAAAAAGAAAAGACCCATAAGCCCGGCACCCTGATTATAATAACTGCGCCCGGCCACAAGCCATTCCGCTATAAGGTACCGAAGCCGGTTGGGGAGCTGGGGCCTTAGGAGTTTCCAGTCTCAGTCTCAGTTTTCAGTTTGTTTGTGACTGAAAACTGAGACTGAGACTAAATAACTACCTTAGCGCAATGATATTGGCATTTGACACGTATTACTACGATAACAACGCAAAAACTATTGCATTGCAATTTGCAGGATGGCAAGATACAGAACCGCTTTCCACCTATTCGGAAATCATTCAGGGCGTGGCCGATTATGAGCCCAGGGCCTTTTACAAAAGAGAGTTACCTTGCATATTGAGCCTTTTAAAACAGATAGACCTGTCACAGATAACAGTTATTGTTGTGGATGGTTTTGTATACCTGGATGACAAGGGCACCTTTGGACT
Above is a genomic segment from Flavobacterium album containing:
- a CDS encoding RNA polymerase sigma factor, whose translation is MSEKELISGCARQDRLAQHHAYTAYGPKVMGICKRYMKDRERAEEMAMNTFLSVFKNIGQYKNEGSFEGWILKIAVNCCLMELRKKTTFSLEVTHDAIQLPAPDETSSHSHNDDIEAMLKTLPDGARIVFNLYAIEGYKHAEIAEQLGISEGTSKSQLHYAKEKLKQAFFSPAAKTGSHEG
- a CDS encoding endonuclease V produces the protein MILAFDTYYYDNNAKTIALQFAGWQDTEPLSTYSEIIQGVADYEPRAFYKRELPCILSLLKQIDLSQITVIVVDGFVYLDDKGTFGLGGYLYSALKEQIPVIGVAKTNFATIEKCKEPVYRGDSKNPLYITAIGTDLNSAAQNIRQMHGSFRMPALLQKLDGLTKAV